In Salvelinus alpinus chromosome 19, SLU_Salpinus.1, whole genome shotgun sequence, the genomic stretch TAGATTTTTGGCTGAGTTTTTCCTTCAGGGCAAAGATCTGATTTGATAAGCCATTGtattagccatttgattagatattTTTTCCTGTAATAACATGAGTAAATAAACAGATGTATGTTCTTTCAGTTGTAGACTAATATCAAATCAGATATTTGAAACCTGTATGCATGGTGATTGCCACATGAACGCATGCTAATTTTGAAATATTTATGTATTTGTTTAGCCtacttacactatatatacaaaagtatgtggacactccttcaaattagtagatttggatatatcagctacacccgttgcctacacgtgtataaaatcgagcacacagccatgcaatctccaaagaaacattggcagtagaatggccttactgaagagctcagtgacatatAACGTGGCACCGTTATAGTATGCCACcttaacaagtcagtttgtcaaatttctgccctgctagagctgccccggtcaactataagtcctgttattgtgaagtgaaaaggTCTAGAAGCAGCAATGGCTGAGCCGCAAAGTGgtcggccacacaagctcacagaacgggaccaccgagtgctgaagcgcgtagcatgtAAAAATCGTCTCTCCTTAGTTGCAACACTAACTacctagttccaaactgcctctggagcaACGtcggcacaataactgttcgttgggagcttcatgaaatgggtttccgtggccgagcagctgcacacaagcctaagatcaccatgcacaatgccaagtgtcggctggagtggtgtaaagctcaccgccattggactctggagcagtggaaacgtgttctctagagtgataaatcacgcttcaccatctggcagcccgATGCccaaatctgtgtttggcggatatcaggagaacgctacctgcccaaatgctagtgccaactgtaaagtctaTATTGTCCTCAGAAGAATAAATTATTTTCTACGTGCTCATACATTTacataaaatatacattttaaagaTCAAACCAACAACTCATCACCCAGTATATAACATTCCAGTTACTCCATTATATTATAGTTTAGCCTTTGACAGGAAGACAGGAACTATTGTCTAGGTATACTTTGCAGGCTACACATTGTGTAAGCTAGTTTGAGGCTAAAATGGCGTAATGGTTGAAGGTCGGCTTCCTTTTTATGGGCTAtgacacatgacaggctgtgtcCACACAATGATCTCACATCCTGCTGTGTTTATATACACATGCTGTATAGTCATTAACCTTCTAGTCTAACGCGGCTTGGGAATCACCAGGAGATATGCAGGTGTAGAAAGTTATTTGGACCGGTCTCAGACTTGTCTCTGTATATCAGCAAGCAAAGAACAAATGGTTTCGTTTTTGCTGTTGTGTGCTTTCCTGTCACATGactttattatacttttttttgttttgtttgatttTGTTTCTTTGGTTTGGTGCAcaccatactgtatgtgtaaacTGCTCTGCCATGTCTGTAGGCTGTGCCTGATTTTCAGGAGACCAGACCCAGGAATTATGTCCTCTCTGCCAGTGCATCTGCGGTAAGGAGCTTAAACAGCCAGTCCACGCTACGCTAACACTACATGTAGCCTACTCTTGCTGACCTCAGTGTGCTCATAACCTCGAGCAGCCTCTCCATACACAGTGTCCACATGCGTCATGTTGCAGGCAGGTAGAGACTACAGCCATGTGTTGAGAGCCCCGCTCCCCCTAGAggtcctagagcagtgtttcccaatcctggTCCTGCGGTTGCCTTGCGAGCCACCCTGATCTCACGAGCCATTCACGTAAGCTTGTGAGATATTCTCTACACAGATGCAGATATTTGTGTTGCGAACCATTTATGTAAGCTGACTGAGATCAGGGTGGCTGGCGAGGCTTGTCCTGGGGGGTCCAAAGGGGTGCACACTGTTTTTCCCTAGCACTAACACACTTGATTCAGCTGATCAACTCATCGTCAAGACTTTGATTATTTGAGTCCGGTGTGTTAGTGCTAGGGCAAAGACAACAATATGCACTGTCCCAGAGAGACTATTAAGAATTAACTTCATAGCCATTGAATATTGCTGTgcattatagggaaataatgcctGCTCTAGAATGCGcttctagccaatcagaattGAGTATTCAACAATTCCATGGTATAATCCCAGTTTTAATTAAATAGAACGTTGTGGCCCCACCAACAACAAAAatggactatacagctacaacaTGACGTGAATATCGACTTGGAGTATAAGTCACTATAATGTTAATCAGGTCTATCTTTGTGTTGTCACCCATGACAACCAGGGTTGTATACAAGACACACTATGagacatatttttttattctagacaattctgtgcttcgaCATCTGTAGCAacagtttatttatttaactagacaagtcagttaagaacaaattcttatttacaatgacggtctatcggggaacagtgggttaactgccttgttcaggggcagaacgacagatttttaccttgacggggtttcgatccagcaacctttcggttactggcccaacgctcgaaCCACTTTATCACCAGATTGCTTTCGGCATAAAGTCCATTATCTATGTGacacttttcagacacacccacaAAAGTAGTGTAAAGATCTTCACATGTGTTTCACTTCAAATGATCCAGATAAGATTTACTCTGAGCACAGTACCAGAATATCTGGCAAATCTGCTGTCTTGAATGCACCCCTGGGTTGAAAACGTATGTTTCTTAACTGTCATGTCATCAGTCTCAATCTGAGAATGTGTGTGTCTCCCCTGTGATGTCATCAGAATGTgtgtctctccccccctctcttgttGTCCTGCGGCTTTTCAGCTTTGGAGTGAGGAAGTGGACAAAGTGAGTACGACATGTTTGGATACCGTCCTCACATACTGTCTATATAAATTATATCTTTACTCTTTATCTTTTGTTTCTAGATAGTGTCTCTTTCCGCAAGTTATATCCCCCAGAGTACATACTGGTGGACACAAACAAAACAGCTGATAAAGGACAATGCTGTGAAGTAATATTACATGTAGctattaccgccacaccagcgTTCACGATTCATGAATGCAGTCAATTCCACGTGACTGTTTTAGTCatggtaactaggcttctccaagctctgctgctgctgttcattagtagcctaccaaccttctaactacctggtactccgcactctattgttcctctaatcactctgacatcaatgcaaatgtaatcgaaaatttAAACAAATACTTCATGAGAGCTtgtgttgcacaacatttctataggctatgcaattacgtgagaaaacagagtgatggcctctattaaaaagaggaggttcccatcagctttctataggctaggcctactatatttatttctcaactttcctaatattaagcacattactTATCTTTACAaaaggagtatagcctacctgggtTGCATGAAAATGAACCTTAGGAAAAGTGTCCTCCAATcgttatttaagtgcatagatgacatgtattttttctcgCTGCCCCTTTTTCgggacaggtgcatgataatggtccattctaattcaaatcaaatttcacacacacactatttaatatatagtaccagtcaaaagtttggacacacctactctattaagggtttttctttattttttaattattgtaattaacaataataatatttgtggagacatcaaaactatgaaataacacagatggaatcatgtagtaaccagaaaagggttaaacaaatcaaaatatatttgatatattcttcaaagtaaccaccatttgccttgatgacagctttgcgcacacttggcattctctcaaccagcttcatgatgtagtcccctggaatgcatttaaattaatttgtgtgccttgttaagttaatttgtagaatttctttcattaatgcgtttgagccagtaagatgtgttgtgacaaggtatacagaaatggacctatttggtaaaagaccaagtccatattatggcaagaacagctcaaataagcaaagagaaacgacaggccatcattacttcaagacatgaagatcagtcaatcaggaacatttcaagaactttgaacgtttcttcaagtgcagtcgcaaaaaccaccaagcgctatgatgaaactgactctcatgaggaccgccacaggaaacgaagacccagagttacctctgctgcagaggataagttcattagagttaactgcacctcagattgcagcccaaataaatgcttcacacagttccaagtaacagacacatctcaacatcaactgttcagagaagactgcgtgaatcaggccttcatggtcgaattgctgcaaagaaactactactaaaggacaccaataagaagaagggacttggttgggccaagaaacacaagcaatggacattagaccggtggaaatcggtcctttggtctgatgagtccaaatttgagagttttggttccaactgccgtggctttgtgagacgcagagtaggtgaacagatgatctacgcatgtgtggttcccaccgtgaagcatggaggacgaggtgtgatggtgcttggctggtgacactgtcggttaTTTAttgagaattcaaggcacacttaaccagcatgactaccagagcattctgcagcgatacgccaaccCATTATGTTTGCGTTTAgtggcactatcatttgtttttcaacaggacaatgacccaacacacctccaggctgtgtaagggctatttgaccaagaaggagagtgacggagtgctgcatcagatgacctggcctccacaatcacccaaccccaacccaattgagatggtttggaataagttggaccgcagagtgaaggaaaagcagccacaaAGTGCTCAGCagattgagagaatgtcaagagagtgcaaatctgtcatcaaggcaaagggtggctatttgaagattctaaaatatacttttttggttactacatgattccatttgtgttatttcatagttttgatgtcttctgttattctacaatgtagaaaatagtaaaaataaaggaaaacccttgaatgagtaggtgtgtccaaacttttgacagtactgtatgtaaagATAATATTAATTCaataatagtctgatgggtgacaatattagacTATCACTTATGAATTATAGAtaatcacttgtgaatgatgcccagcataaggcaagaaataataaaacattttggtgactttttctaatcatagtcaCACGCCTCATGTATcctggcctatatgttttgataagatttgtatcacaactaaagtggccaaataacttcttaaaattaagcacattaatccgctttagagcctaactggcatacataatcagcgtgtgagtttcaagtttggggaagatcattttcaccataaaaatgcacatttttatagaagcattacatgcataatcacatttgtggtcactttagacaatggtgttttcccgctcaTGGAACATTTGTGCTTCTAGCCTACTgacatgtgcgcattgctgcacttataatgtgaagaaatagcctaatagtttatcaacatttcaagctaaacgttctgatctggtacttcagccacattgcgtaaaaacgtttttttgatgctagtggttgttaTAATTTTGGATAtatcacatcccacaactgtcccagactatgtttgaaatatttatttctcgcacagataAGAATAGGTCACCTTTTGTACTATGAGGGTAGTAAATTGacgtaggctagtgcttttgctgttcgttagacctactcatcttgttggctgacaaagtaaATGTGAACAGTTCTTCcagtatcttcaatatgcaccttggaattggataaggatgcgTGAGTTGCGTCcccaatgtgtctgtcttcacttgtagcctgtgagaaagaccagaTCACTgctggagagccatgtgagtgagaggttcATCGGTGCGCGCACCACTCGGAGAGAAGGGCACAACTGTCACTGgccacaaaaggcatggatttttttttttagggtGTGTAACGGCCACACACAGGGGATGCCACcatgaaattcgaggcattatcaagtgctgtCAAAttatgaatgagagactgatcGTGTGTACAGCCTGTccaaaaaaaaacaaagcagagctcaggCTCTTCAAGCAatttttttttcaaatcatcattagtcgcatCATGCGGCCTTACAATGCAttcaaaatcaaaacatatagcccaacgtttgtagaacaactaaatttACATTAATAGTTCTAAGCATATAGttgtacctatttctttgttaaccgctcaacacagaataccagcactccctcaaatcatttggagaaaatatcctttctattttattcaactttgttcaattgtattcttcaaacTATAAagtaatgccacggaattctaagcaaatcttgtctgctaaattagtgTAGCTCACAGCCAAATGGCATATCAGGACCTAACAAGGACAACGCATAGTATGCTATTTTGATCttttgaaatagactacattttcttcatatcttgCTTCTTTAGACCTTTCtttaataaataatggatttattgtgaaggtgtaggctatattacatggatttattagactttaaaatgtagatgttccaaaagtTCTGCATCTGTGGCTTGTAGGTGATGTGTGGaaaccaggagatgctaaatatgtttgttaattaacgtcaattaccgtgagaccgacagttatttgcttgacagtcACCGGCTGACCTaattttgtgaccgccacagccctaattACATGTTATCTCATTCTGTGTTGTTGTTCTGTAGGCAGCGCATGAACTtcgagtggcccagacagagttTGACAGACAGGCAGAGGTCACACGACTCCTGCTGGAGGGCATCAGCAGTACACACGTGAGTCATGAGGTCACACATATATAGAGAGGACAAACATGACCACTACACATAACCGTTCTCTTTAGCATATGTACTGTCTACCGTGTATtgtgctgttttaacatggtggTAACAGGGTATGTTGAGGAGGAACAAGTATTTCTAATGGggttgtcttgtctgtgttttGGATATGTTGTCTGTAGGTGAACCACCTGCGCTGCCTGCATGAGTTTGTGGAGGCACAGACAGCCTACTACAAGCAGTGTTACCTGCACATGCAGGACCTGCAGAAAGAGCTGGGCAGGTGAGGACTGGCTCTGGGTAGATGCACACATGTATATTGGGCATACTTAGCTGGGGTGTCTATGCCTGGCTTTCATTTGCTGCAATGTTTTGCTCTATTCAAATGGGTGTATGCTGTTTATCAATGACCATCTCCACTGTTATCTCTTATGCTCTCAGTTCCAATGGAGATGTGTAAGTAACATTTGATGGCGATTTACAGTAACATATTTATGTTAACCGCTTTTCTAAATCAAACATGGTGGAGTCTTATTTTTCCTTAAGGAATGTGCTGTGTACCTTATGACTGTCTTCTCTCCCGAAACCTCTGCAGGTTTCCCAACGCGTTTGCTGGTAACCCGGGTCTCTCCATGGCCTCCGGTGGCTCCTCTCCCCAGGGGAATGCCACCCTACCCCAGGACGCTGCCAGCGCTGTGGAGACAGACACACTGAAAATCGAAGAGGTACAGGCCCCCGCCACAGGCACACGCAAGGCCAAGGTCCTGTACGACTATGACGCTGCCGACACCAGTGAGCTCTCCCTACTGGCGGACGAGGTGAGCACACGCACACAATCCTTCCTTTGTGCACGCCAGTGATTTATTAGTTTAATCAGGTGTGTCCGTGCAAGGCTAGAATATGTGGACTGATTGCTGGCTCATGTACAGTTTAATTGTATTAACACTGCTGAATAACTATTAATACACTACTGTATGTTTTGTCTTTTCCCAGTTAATCACAGTTTACACAGTGCCAGGCATGGACTCTGACTGGCTCGTTGGCGAGAGAGGGAACCAGAAAGGGAGAGTGCCTGTCACATACCTGGAGCTGCTCAGCTAAAGAAACTACACTCAAAGAAAtacatggagacacacacacacacacacacaattgcacTCACATGCCTTCAAACATGCAGACGTTGACGAAttcaaacaagcaaacacacccACTGTACATTCTGTACGCACCAGGACTGCATGAAATCATTGGTAATTATGAAGACAAATGCGCTACATTGAATATGGAGGAATGGTTACCTTGGCTGAAAATTCTGAATTGTGAGATGTTTATAGATTTTAATTTCACCCTGCTTCtcacagcaggacaataatcctgCAGCTACAAGACATGTACatgattatgtggattataattaagggACATGTTTGTAGGGGCTGATACATTTTTTCaatagggcaaatcaagtctgacattttttaagtggaaattacaaactttagaagcctttttaaaccttgaatacactacaatttgcatttcctgctCCGCTGGAAAATTCTCTGCGACAACGGAGTGGCCAAATTAAGATAGCAGATCTGTACATACTGAAATCCCCTGTATTATTCAGGCTTTTTGGTTTTATTTTAGGTGACCTTTCACAGCAGGTGTGAAGCTTCATACAGCCTGCCCACTCACTATCACCTGTTTAAACTATATGCACCAATGCACCAATTTTTTCCATTCCATGCACCTGTAGTTAGACCACATTCCTATAATGTAATTTTCCTCTACCACTACCTGGAACTGAAACATTTCATGGTCGTATGCCCTGCTTAACGAACTGGGAATGTAATCACTCTTACAGCAAATATTTGAAGCACTCCTAGTCGTTTACTAGCTGCCTTACAATGATGCGAGAGAGCTGTTTCCATCTGCTATAACTAATAGAATGTATTGTACACACCACAAGGTCCACACACTCCTGTTTGCTTGGACACTTCCTTTGAAGAAGACAGGCCAGATCTAACACAGAACATACATTTTGGCATGCAAGACCATAACTTGTTATCATTTAAGGATCTGTGATTAGCTATATTCCCATTTGTCCCTTTTTTTAGTTTGCTCTTTTGCTCTTCTGTTTCTTAAACATGTTACTGTTCCTTCAGTTGTCTTTGTTTCTTTTTAGTAAAATGTTTGTTTGATCTGATGTCTTTTCTGTGATCAAGTCTAAGTGTCTTCAGACAGGACCTAGGCTGCTGCATGTGCTACTGGCAGGAGTTGGTCAGAGTGTTCTGTCCACTGAAAAgcctcttaaaaaaaaaaaaatgtaatccaaaGTTTTAAtggttgtatttatttatttattttagtacCAAAGCAAACAAGTATATGCATGCAATtctgaattgagcccaaccctggttTGTACCATTGCTGCTGTGGCATGTCTTGTTTTGACCCTTTTCTGCCTTTTACTGTCAATGTATTTATTGCCTGTTTACAAGCCATGCTGAATGAATGAAAATATGTAGGatgtaataaaaaaaagt encodes the following:
- the LOC139545928 gene encoding endophilin-B2-like isoform X1 — encoded protein: MDFNVKKLASDAGVFFTRAVQFTGEKFGQVEKTELDAHFENLLSRADSTKNWTEKIFRQTEVLLQPNPIDHTGARIEEFLYEKLDRTIPSRPNNGELLGHYMQDAAKDFGPGTPYGSTLIKVGDCERRLGGAQREFLQTSAISFLAPLRNFLEGDWRTISKERRLLENRRLDLDSSKARLKKAKLAESKAAAVPDFQETRPRNYVLSASASALWSEEVDKAAHELRVAQTEFDRQAEVTRLLLEGISSTHVNHLRCLHEFVEAQTAYYKQCYLHMQDLQKELGSSNGDVFPNAFAGNPGLSMASGGSSPQGNATLPQDAASAVETDTLKIEEVQAPATGTRKAKVLYDYDAADTSELSLLADELITVYTVPGMDSDWLVGERGNQKGRVPVTYLELLS
- the LOC139545928 gene encoding endophilin-B2-like isoform X5, coding for MDFNVKKLASDAGVFFTRAVQFTGEKFGQVEKTELDAHFENLLSRADSTKNWTEKIFRQTEVLLQPNPSARIEEFLYEKLDRTIPSRPNNGELLGHYMQDAAKDFGPGTPYGSTLIKVGDCERRLGGAQREFLQTSAISFLAPLRNFLEGDWRTISKERRLLENRRLDLDSSKARLKKAKLAESKAAAVPDFQETRPRNYVLSASASALWSEEVDKAAHELRVAQTEFDRQAEVTRLLLEGISSTHVNHLRCLHEFVEAQTAYYKQCYLHMQDLQKELGRFPNAFAGNPGLSMASGGSSPQGNATLPQDAASAVETDTLKIEEVQAPATGTRKAKVLYDYDAADTSELSLLADELITVYTVPGMDSDWLVGERGNQKGRVPVTYLELLS
- the LOC139545928 gene encoding endophilin-B2-like isoform X3 — its product is MDFNVKKLASDAGVFFTRAVQFTGEKFGQVEKTELDAHFENLLSRADSTKNWTEKIFRQTEVLLQPNPIDHTGARIEEFLYEKLDRTIPSRPNNGELLGHYMQDAAKDFGPGTPYGSTLIKVGDCERRLGGAQREFLQTSAISFLAPLRNFLEGDWRTISKERRLLENRRLDLDSSKARLKKAKLAESKAAAVPDFQETRPRNYVLSASASALWSEEVDKAAHELRVAQTEFDRQAEVTRLLLEGISSTHVNHLRCLHEFVEAQTAYYKQCYLHMQDLQKELGRFPNAFAGNPGLSMASGGSSPQGNATLPQDAASAVETDTLKIEEVQAPATGTRKAKVLYDYDAADTSELSLLADELITVYTVPGMDSDWLVGERGNQKGRVPVTYLELLS
- the LOC139545928 gene encoding endophilin-B2-like isoform X4, translating into MDFNVKKLASDAGVFFTRAVQFTGEKFGQVEKTELDAHFENLLSRADSTKNWTEKIFRQTEVLLQPNPIDHTGARIEEFLYEKLDRTIPSRPNNGELLGHYMQDAAKDFGPGTPYGSTLIKVGDCERRLGGAQREFLQTSAISFLAPLRNFLEGDWRTISKERRLLENRRLDLDSSKARLKKAKLAESKAAAVPDFQETRPRNYVLSASASAAAHELRVAQTEFDRQAEVTRLLLEGISSTHVNHLRCLHEFVEAQTAYYKQCYLHMQDLQKELGSSNGDVFPNAFAGNPGLSMASGGSSPQGNATLPQDAASAVETDTLKIEEVQAPATGTRKAKVLYDYDAADTSELSLLADELITVYTVPGMDSDWLVGERGNQKGRVPVTYLELLS
- the LOC139545928 gene encoding endophilin-B2-like isoform X2, producing MDFNVKKLASDAGVFFTRAVQFTGEKFGQVEKTELDAHFENLLSRADSTKNWTEKIFRQTEVLLQPNPSARIEEFLYEKLDRTIPSRPNNGELLGHYMQDAAKDFGPGTPYGSTLIKVGDCERRLGGAQREFLQTSAISFLAPLRNFLEGDWRTISKERRLLENRRLDLDSSKARLKKAKLAESKAAAVPDFQETRPRNYVLSASASALWSEEVDKAAHELRVAQTEFDRQAEVTRLLLEGISSTHVNHLRCLHEFVEAQTAYYKQCYLHMQDLQKELGSSNGDVFPNAFAGNPGLSMASGGSSPQGNATLPQDAASAVETDTLKIEEVQAPATGTRKAKVLYDYDAADTSELSLLADELITVYTVPGMDSDWLVGERGNQKGRVPVTYLELLS